One window of Rhizobium leguminosarum genomic DNA carries:
- a CDS encoding CpaD family pilus assembly protein, whose amino-acid sequence MSGAWSAAMEENRDQVMAHINSTTPRLGISKALFATVAMSLAVLSGCAGPHDELTTGGIPDDYRARHPIIVTEAEQTVDIPVASTDRRLTNAQRDLIRGFAANYIARASGPVYVLSPQGSPNSAAAYQLRNQVRAELARRGIASSKIVNTSYAAVGPGDAAPIRLSFTGTTAITTQCGQWPKDISNDLTNQNYYNFGCASQNNLAAQIANPEDLVAPRGMTPIDAQRRNNAIQEYRTTTSTIEEVAGSDSSF is encoded by the coding sequence ATGAGCGGCGCATGGTCGGCAGCAATGGAAGAGAACAGGGATCAGGTGATGGCCCATATCAATTCGACGACCCCCCGCCTCGGAATCTCGAAGGCGCTTTTTGCCACGGTTGCCATGTCGCTGGCCGTCCTTTCCGGATGCGCCGGCCCACATGACGAGCTGACGACCGGCGGTATTCCCGACGACTATCGCGCTCGTCACCCGATCATCGTGACCGAAGCGGAGCAGACGGTGGATATACCCGTCGCCTCCACCGATCGCCGCCTGACCAACGCCCAGCGCGACCTCATTCGCGGTTTTGCCGCAAACTACATCGCGCGCGCCTCGGGTCCGGTTTACGTGCTGTCGCCGCAAGGCTCGCCCAATTCGGCGGCAGCCTATCAGCTGCGCAATCAGGTCCGTGCCGAGCTGGCGAGGAGGGGGATCGCAAGCTCGAAAATCGTCAACACCTCCTACGCCGCCGTCGGTCCCGGCGATGCGGCGCCGATCCGGCTGAGCTTTACCGGCACCACCGCGATCACCACGCAATGCGGCCAGTGGCCGAAGGACATCTCGAACGATTTGACCAACCAGAACTACTATAATTTCGGCTGCGCCTCGCAGAACAACCTCGCCGCCCAGATCGCCAATCCGGAGGATCTGGTGGCGCCCCGCGGCATGACCCCGATCGACGCGCAGCGCCGCAACAACGCGATCCAGGAATATCGGACGACGACATCGACGATCGAAGAGGTCGCCGGCAGCGACAGCAGCTTCTAA
- a CDS encoding tetratricopeptide repeat protein, with protein sequence MPASLTTTFTNRILQGAAASLIVLALAGCSTTKDRMTTGSVPKLTKPVEEMDATELRSATDRLGQAYEKNPRNPVTGVNYANLLRMNGRDTQALAVMQQVAISNPADRNVLAAYGKAQAAAGQFQQALDTIGRAQTPDRPDWKLISAEGAILDQMGRASDARQRYRDALDIQPNEPSILSNLGMSYVLTGDLRTAETYLRSAASQPTADSRVRQNLALVVGLQGHFPEAEQIARRELSPQQADANVAYLRGMLSQQNSWQKLAAKDKTPGAADGSNTN encoded by the coding sequence ATGCCTGCCTCGCTTACCACCACATTCACGAATCGTATCCTGCAGGGCGCTGCGGCATCGCTCATCGTCCTGGCGCTTGCCGGCTGCTCGACGACCAAGGACCGGATGACGACAGGCTCGGTGCCGAAGCTCACCAAGCCGGTTGAAGAGATGGACGCGACCGAGCTGCGCTCGGCAACCGACCGGCTCGGCCAGGCCTATGAAAAGAACCCGCGCAATCCCGTCACCGGCGTCAACTATGCCAATCTGCTGCGCATGAACGGCCGTGACACGCAGGCGCTCGCCGTCATGCAGCAGGTCGCGATCAGCAATCCCGCCGACCGCAACGTGCTGGCCGCCTACGGCAAGGCGCAGGCAGCGGCCGGCCAGTTTCAGCAGGCGCTCGACACGATCGGCCGCGCCCAGACACCGGACCGTCCGGACTGGAAGCTGATCTCGGCCGAAGGCGCAATCCTCGACCAGATGGGCCGGGCAAGCGACGCCAGGCAGCGCTACCGCGACGCGCTCGACATCCAGCCGAACGAGCCCTCCATCCTTTCCAACCTCGGCATGTCCTACGTTCTGACCGGCGATCTGCGCACGGCCGAAACCTATCTGCGCTCCGCCGCCAGCCAGCCGACCGCCGACAGTCGTGTCAGGCAGAACCTTGCCCTCGTCGTCGGTCTGCAGGGACATTTCCCCGAGGCCGAGCAAATCGCCCGGCGCGAACTTTCGCCGCAGCAGGCCGATGCCAATGTCGCCTATCTCAGAGGCATGCTCTCGCAGCAGAATTCCTGGCAGAAACTCGCCGCCAAGGACAAGACGCCGGGTGCCGCGGACGGCAGCAATACCAACTGA
- a CDS encoding LysE family translocator has translation MSSAGVFISIMAALAVGAMSPGPSFVVVSRIAISRSRLDGLAAALGMGAGGVVFAVLALAGLTALLSQFEWLYVLLKVAGGAYLIYIAVNIWRGAAQPLQVSDAGDSQRAPMLSFTTALLTQLSNPKTIIVYASLFAALLPRTVPLDLMVALPLGVFAVEAGWYSIVAFAFSARHPRRLYLAAKSWIDRTAGAVMGGLGLRLILSGLSAR, from the coding sequence ATGTCTTCTGCAGGCGTTTTCATCAGCATCATGGCAGCCCTGGCAGTCGGCGCCATGAGCCCCGGCCCGAGCTTCGTCGTCGTCTCCAGGATTGCCATTTCGCGGTCACGGCTGGATGGTCTTGCGGCCGCACTCGGCATGGGCGCCGGCGGCGTCGTTTTTGCCGTGCTGGCGCTTGCCGGGCTGACGGCGCTGCTGTCTCAGTTCGAATGGCTCTATGTCTTGCTCAAAGTCGCAGGCGGTGCCTATCTCATTTACATCGCCGTCAACATCTGGAGAGGTGCTGCGCAGCCGCTGCAGGTTTCCGACGCCGGCGATAGCCAACGCGCGCCGATGCTGAGCTTCACGACCGCGCTGCTGACCCAGCTCAGCAACCCGAAGACGATCATCGTCTATGCCAGCCTCTTTGCCGCGCTTCTACCGAGGACGGTGCCGCTCGATCTGATGGTTGCGCTGCCGCTCGGCGTCTTTGCAGTGGAAGCGGGGTGGTATTCGATCGTGGCCTTCGCCTTTTCGGCCCGCCATCCGCGACGGCTCTATCTTGCTGCGAAAAGCTGGATAGACAGGACCGCCGGTGCCGTCATGGGCGGCCTCGGTCTTCGTCTTATTCTGTCGGGCCTGAGCGCCCGATAA
- a CDS encoding type II secretion system F family protein: MFGFDPIVLAIVILAAISAAAVAYALMFSRIEADKKSASRINRVKSAESDRVKVKAARDRVQEMSKRRKSVQDNLKDLEKRQHEKTKKTLTMKSRLVQAGLTITVGKFYLISAIFACVLLLMAFIIGVSLMVIIGIAVVAGLGLPRWIVGFLIKRRQNKFLNELPNALDVITRSIKSGLPLNDAIRLIATEGTEPVKSEFRRVIEAQQVGLSIPDACARMTTHMPLQEVSFFAIVIAIQSQAGGNLSEAIGNLSKVIRERRKMKAKVSALSMEAKASAVIIGALPFIVATLVYLTSPNYMMILFTDPRGHFIMGVSAIWMSIGIFVMRNMVNFDI; this comes from the coding sequence ATGTTCGGGTTCGATCCGATAGTGCTGGCAATCGTCATCCTCGCCGCCATCTCCGCGGCGGCGGTCGCCTATGCCCTGATGTTTTCCCGGATCGAGGCCGACAAGAAATCGGCAAGCCGCATCAACCGCGTCAAATCGGCTGAAAGCGACCGGGTCAAGGTCAAGGCCGCCCGCGACCGGGTGCAGGAAATGTCGAAGCGCCGGAAATCGGTGCAGGACAATCTGAAGGATCTGGAAAAGCGCCAGCACGAAAAGACCAAGAAGACCCTGACGATGAAATCCCGGCTGGTGCAGGCCGGCCTGACGATCACGGTGGGGAAATTCTATCTCATTAGCGCCATCTTCGCCTGCGTGCTGCTGCTCATGGCTTTCATCATCGGTGTATCATTGATGGTGATAATCGGTATTGCCGTCGTCGCCGGTCTCGGCCTGCCGCGCTGGATCGTCGGCTTCCTGATCAAGCGCCGCCAGAACAAGTTCCTCAACGAACTCCCCAATGCGCTTGACGTCATTACCCGCTCGATCAAATCGGGCCTGCCGCTCAACGATGCGATCCGTCTTATCGCCACCGAAGGCACCGAACCGGTGAAGAGCGAGTTCCGGCGCGTGATCGAGGCGCAGCAGGTGGGCCTCAGCATCCCCGACGCCTGCGCCCGCATGACGACCCATATGCCGCTCCAGGAAGTCAGCTTCTTCGCCATTGTCATCGCCATCCAGTCGCAGGCTGGCGGCAATCTGTCGGAAGCGATCGGCAACCTTTCCAAGGTGATACGCGAGCGCAGGAAAATGAAGGCCAAGGTCTCGGCGCTTTCGATGGAAGCCAAGGCGTCGGCCGTCATCATCGGTGCTCTGCCCTTCATCGTCGCGACCCTCGTCTATCTCACGTCGCCGAACTACATGATGATCCTTTTCACCGATCCGCGCGGCCATTTCATCATGGGTGTCTCGGCGATCTGGATGTCGATCGGCATTTTCGTCATGCGCAACATGGTCAATTTTGACATCTAG
- a CDS encoding AAA family ATPase yields the protein MSAIEYEIKNQSELRHAEEAVRMADLENMRPLPRISVHAFCESEALQQVMERCANDRRVAKVSMRITSGGIAAAANMFSGAPTPNLIILETKANAGNLLAELAPLAAVCDPTTKVVIIGYYNDIGLYRDLIRNGISEYMVQPVAMPDILASMASIFVDPEAEPLGRSIAFIGSKGGTGASTIAHNCAFGISNLFSSETILADLDLPYGTANIDFDQDPAQGIAEAVFAPDRLDEVFLDRLLTKCSEHLSLLAAPSLLDRAYDFDGQAFQPVLDVLQRSAPVTVLDVPHAWSEWTRSVLSRVDEVVITAVPDLANLRNAKNMLDALRKMRPNDKPPHLILNQVGMPKRPEISPSDFCEPLEIDPIAIIPFDIHLFGNAANSGRMISEVDPKSPTAETFSQISHIVTGRVAIKKAKKGGLLGLLKRK from the coding sequence ATGAGCGCGATAGAGTACGAAATCAAGAATCAAAGCGAGCTTCGCCACGCCGAGGAGGCGGTGCGCATGGCCGATCTGGAAAACATGCGGCCGCTGCCGCGCATCTCCGTGCATGCCTTCTGTGAAAGCGAGGCTCTGCAGCAGGTCATGGAACGCTGCGCCAATGATCGGCGCGTGGCCAAGGTCAGCATGCGCATTACCAGCGGCGGCATCGCTGCTGCCGCCAACATGTTTTCCGGCGCCCCGACGCCGAACCTCATCATCCTCGAGACCAAGGCGAATGCCGGCAACCTGCTCGCCGAACTCGCGCCGCTCGCCGCCGTCTGCGATCCGACGACCAAGGTCGTCATTATCGGCTACTACAACGATATCGGGCTTTATCGCGACCTGATCCGCAACGGCATCTCCGAATATATGGTCCAGCCCGTGGCCATGCCCGATATCCTGGCGTCGATGGCCTCGATCTTCGTCGATCCGGAAGCCGAGCCGCTCGGCCGCAGCATCGCCTTCATTGGCTCGAAGGGCGGCACCGGCGCCTCGACCATCGCGCATAATTGCGCCTTCGGCATTTCCAACCTCTTCTCATCCGAGACGATCCTCGCCGATCTCGACCTGCCCTATGGCACTGCAAACATCGACTTCGACCAGGATCCGGCCCAGGGCATCGCCGAAGCGGTCTTCGCGCCCGATCGTCTCGACGAGGTCTTCCTGGACCGCCTGCTGACGAAATGTTCCGAACATCTCTCCCTGCTTGCGGCACCCTCGCTGCTCGACCGCGCCTATGATTTCGACGGCCAGGCGTTCCAGCCGGTGCTCGATGTCCTGCAGCGCAGCGCCCCCGTTACCGTGCTCGACGTTCCGCATGCATGGTCGGAATGGACGCGCTCGGTGCTGTCGAGGGTCGACGAAGTGGTCATCACAGCGGTTCCCGATCTTGCCAACCTGCGTAATGCCAAGAACATGTTGGACGCGTTGCGCAAGATGCGGCCGAACGACAAGCCGCCGCATCTCATCCTCAATCAGGTCGGCATGCCGAAACGCCCGGAGATTTCACCGTCGGATTTCTGTGAGCCGCTGGAGATCGATCCGATCGCCATCATCCCCTTCGACATCCATCTTTTCGGCAATGCCGCCAATAGCGGCCGGATGATCTCGGAAGTCGACCCGAAGTCGCCGACGGCGGAAACCTTTTCGCAGATATCGCATATCGTCACCGGCCGTGTCGCGATCAAGAAGGCAAAGAAGGGCGGCCTGCTGGGCCTCCTGAAACGCAAGTAG
- a CDS encoding type II secretion system F family protein translates to MTQDLAATLTNPSMLIALFVAVAVFATFYTIAIPFFERGDLNKRMKAVSTEREQIRARERARMNAETGGGKASLRSQNNRSVRQIVERFNLRKALVDENTVNKLRAAGFRSENALNTFLVARFLLPFLFLALAVFWVFGLGHLAERGMPIRMFAVIAIGYVGFYAPNIYISNRMGKRQHSIKRAWPDALDLMLICVESGISIEAAMRRVSEELGDQSPALAEEMVLTTAELSFLPDRRMALENLATRTQIELVRSVTQALIQADRYGTPVAQALRVLAQEGRDERMNEAEKKAAALPPKLTVPMILFFLPVLIAVILGPAGIQVSDKF, encoded by the coding sequence ATGACGCAGGACCTTGCCGCAACCCTGACCAATCCGAGCATGCTGATCGCGCTCTTCGTCGCGGTCGCCGTCTTCGCCACGTTTTACACGATCGCCATCCCCTTCTTCGAGCGCGGCGATCTCAACAAGCGTATGAAGGCCGTCTCGACCGAGCGCGAGCAGATCCGCGCTCGCGAACGCGCCCGGATGAACGCCGAAACCGGCGGCGGCAAGGCCTCGCTCAGGAGCCAGAACAATCGTTCGGTCCGCCAGATCGTCGAACGCTTCAACCTGCGCAAGGCGCTCGTCGACGAGAATACGGTCAACAAGCTGCGTGCTGCCGGCTTTCGCTCCGAGAATGCGCTGAATACCTTCCTCGTAGCGCGTTTCCTGCTGCCCTTCCTCTTCCTGGCGCTTGCCGTGTTCTGGGTCTTCGGTCTCGGCCATCTCGCCGAAAGGGGCATGCCCATCCGCATGTTCGCTGTCATCGCCATCGGCTATGTCGGTTTCTACGCGCCGAACATCTATATCTCGAACCGCATGGGCAAGCGTCAGCACTCGATCAAACGCGCCTGGCCGGATGCGCTGGACCTGATGCTGATTTGCGTCGAATCCGGCATCTCGATCGAGGCCGCGATGCGGCGTGTGTCGGAAGAGCTCGGCGATCAGTCGCCGGCGCTCGCCGAGGAGATGGTGCTGACCACGGCTGAACTCTCCTTCTTGCCGGATCGCCGCATGGCGCTCGAAAATCTTGCCACGCGCACCCAGATCGAGCTGGTACGCTCGGTCACTCAAGCGCTGATCCAGGCCGATCGCTACGGCACGCCGGTCGCGCAGGCGCTGCGTGTCCTCGCCCAGGAAGGCCGCGACGAGCGCATGAACGAAGCGGAAAAGAAGGCGGCCGCCCTGCCGCCGAAACTGACGGTGCCGATGATCCTGTTCTTCCTGCCGGTGCTGATCGCCGTCATTCTCGGCCCGGCCGGCATCCAGGTGTCAGACAAGTTCTGA
- a CDS encoding CpaF family protein has product MFGKRGNEGSGKVGGAIAPPPPAPAAAPAASSPSILVEPAREPARQQVTTPPMQTPQRKRPVRTDEYYDTKAQVFSALIDTIDLSQLSKLDGESAREEIRDIVNDIITIKNFAMSISEQEELLEDICNDVLGYGPLEPLLARDDIADIMVNGAGQTFIEVGGKTIESEIRFRDNAQLLSICQRIVSQVGRRVDESSPICDARLPDGSRVNVIAPPLSIDGPALTIRKFKKDKLTLDQLVRFGAITAEGATVLQIIGRVRCNVVISGGTGSGKTTLLNCLTNYIDRDERVITCEDTAELQLQQPHVVRLETRPPNIEGEGEITMRDLVKNCLRMRPERIIVGEVRGPEVFDLLQAMNTGHDGSMGTIHANTPRECLSRIESMIAMGGFTLPAKTVREIISSSVDVVIQAARLRDGSRRITQITEVIGMEGDVIITQDLMRYEIEGEDAGGRLIGRHMSTGVGKPHFWDRARYFNEEKRLAAALDAMEAKTKD; this is encoded by the coding sequence ATGTTTGGAAAACGCGGAAACGAAGGTTCCGGAAAGGTTGGAGGGGCGATTGCTCCCCCGCCGCCGGCTCCGGCCGCTGCCCCTGCGGCTTCTTCCCCCTCGATTCTGGTCGAACCGGCGCGCGAGCCTGCACGCCAGCAGGTGACGACGCCGCCGATGCAGACGCCGCAGCGCAAGCGCCCTGTTCGTACCGATGAATATTACGACACCAAGGCGCAGGTCTTTTCCGCGCTGATCGATACGATCGATCTCTCGCAGCTTTCCAAGCTCGACGGCGAAAGCGCCCGCGAGGAAATCCGCGATATCGTCAACGATATCATCACCATCAAAAACTTTGCGATGTCGATCTCCGAGCAGGAAGAGCTGCTCGAGGATATCTGCAACGACGTCCTCGGCTACGGTCCGCTGGAGCCATTGCTGGCGCGCGACGATATCGCCGATATCATGGTCAACGGCGCCGGCCAGACGTTCATCGAAGTCGGTGGCAAGACGATCGAATCGGAGATCCGCTTCCGTGACAATGCGCAGCTCCTTTCGATCTGCCAGCGCATCGTCAGCCAGGTCGGCCGCCGTGTCGACGAATCGAGCCCGATCTGCGACGCCCGCCTGCCTGATGGCTCGCGTGTCAACGTTATCGCGCCGCCGCTGTCGATCGACGGGCCGGCGCTCACCATTCGCAAGTTCAAGAAGGACAAGCTGACGCTCGATCAGCTCGTCCGTTTCGGTGCGATCACGGCTGAGGGTGCGACCGTGTTGCAGATCATCGGGCGCGTGCGCTGCAACGTCGTCATTTCGGGCGGCACCGGCTCGGGCAAGACGACGCTGCTGAACTGCCTCACCAACTATATCGACAGGGATGAACGCGTCATCACCTGCGAGGATACCGCCGAACTGCAGCTGCAGCAGCCGCATGTCGTGCGTCTGGAAACGCGCCCGCCGAATATCGAAGGCGAGGGCGAGATTACCATGCGCGATCTCGTCAAGAACTGCCTGCGTATGCGTCCCGAGCGCATCATCGTCGGCGAAGTGCGCGGACCTGAGGTTTTCGACTTGCTGCAGGCGATGAACACCGGTCACGACGGATCGATGGGCACTATCCACGCCAATACGCCGCGCGAATGCCTGAGCCGTATCGAATCGATGATCGCTATGGGGGGCTTCACCCTGCCGGCAAAGACGGTGCGTGAGATCATCTCCAGCTCGGTGGACGTGGTCATCCAGGCCGCACGCCTTCGCGACGGTTCGCGCCGCATTACCCAGATCACCGAGGTGATCGGCATGGAAGGCGACGTCATCATCACCCAGGACCTGATGCGTTACGAGATCGAAGGCGAGGATGCGGGCGGCCGCCTGATCGGCCGGCACATGTCGACCGGCGTCGGCAAGCCGCATTTCTGGGATCGCGCCCGCTACTTCAACGAAGAAAAGCGTCTTGCCGCTGCCCTCGACGCGATGGAAGCGAAAACCAAGGATTAG
- a CDS encoding type II and III secretion system protein family protein: MGNSSRRAGLLLAGCLSLAVAVSGIVPASLAPLLGPGEARADSESMIRISQTGPDAHRRLKLGLNKAVVVDLPEDAHDILVSDPTMADAVTRTSRRIYLFGKKVGQTNIFVFGAGGQEIVNLDIEIERDVSGLEVNLRRFIPDSNINVEIVSDNIVLTGTVRTPQDATQAADLAQVFLKGGEATTRTETASGTGGDSSVALFAEGRQTSQVVNLLQIEGEDQVTLKVTIAEVRREVLKQLGFDNLVSNSSGMTVAQLGSPGTDSVTSTVGGGLAALFKSTIGKYDISTYLNALEQAKVVKTLAEPTLTAISGQAATFNSGGQQLYSTTDSNGNVTVVPFNYGINLAFKPVVLSSGRISLEIKTNVSEPVAGSGNATYQRRSAETSVELPSGGSIALAGLIRDNVSQTMGGTPGVSKIPLLGTLFRQKGFERQETELVIIATPYLVRPVARNQLNRPDDNFSPENDGATFFLNRVNKVYGRREAPVADAQFHGSIGFIYK; the protein is encoded by the coding sequence ATGGGCAATTCTTCGCGGCGCGCCGGACTTCTCCTGGCAGGCTGCCTCTCGCTGGCAGTCGCCGTCTCCGGTATCGTGCCGGCCTCTTTGGCGCCGCTTCTGGGACCAGGCGAAGCGCGTGCCGATTCCGAAAGCATGATCCGCATCTCGCAGACCGGCCCCGATGCACATCGCCGGCTGAAGCTCGGGCTGAACAAGGCCGTCGTCGTCGATCTGCCGGAGGATGCGCATGATATTCTCGTCTCCGATCCGACCATGGCCGACGCCGTGACCCGCACCTCGCGGCGCATCTACCTGTTCGGCAAAAAGGTCGGCCAGACCAATATCTTCGTCTTCGGCGCCGGTGGACAGGAAATAGTCAATCTCGACATCGAGATCGAGCGCGACGTTTCCGGCCTCGAGGTCAATCTCCGCCGCTTCATTCCAGACTCCAACATCAACGTCGAAATCGTCTCCGACAACATCGTGCTGACCGGCACCGTGCGCACCCCACAGGATGCCACGCAGGCGGCCGATCTGGCGCAGGTCTTCCTCAAGGGCGGCGAAGCGACGACCAGAACCGAGACGGCATCCGGCACCGGCGGCGACAGCTCGGTGGCGCTCTTTGCCGAAGGCCGCCAGACCTCGCAGGTCGTCAACCTGCTGCAGATCGAGGGCGAGGACCAGGTCACCCTCAAGGTGACGATCGCCGAGGTCCGCCGCGAGGTGCTGAAGCAGCTCGGCTTCGACAATCTGGTTTCCAATTCTTCCGGCATGACGGTCGCCCAGCTCGGCAGTCCCGGCACCGACAGCGTGACATCGACGGTGGGCGGCGGGCTGGCGGCGCTGTTCAAGAGCACGATCGGAAAATACGACATTTCGACCTACCTCAACGCGCTGGAGCAGGCCAAGGTCGTCAAGACGCTCGCCGAGCCGACGCTGACGGCGATATCGGGCCAGGCCGCCACCTTCAATTCCGGCGGCCAACAGCTTTATTCGACAACCGACAGCAACGGCAACGTCACCGTCGTGCCGTTCAACTACGGTATCAACCTCGCCTTCAAGCCGGTCGTGCTGTCATCGGGACGCATCAGCCTTGAGATCAAGACCAATGTCTCCGAACCGGTGGCCGGCAGCGGCAACGCTACGTATCAGCGCCGCTCGGCGGAGACCTCGGTGGAGCTGCCCTCGGGCGGCTCGATCGCGCTGGCCGGCCTGATCCGCGACAACGTTTCCCAGACGATGGGCGGCACCCCAGGTGTTTCGAAGATTCCGCTGCTCGGCACCCTCTTCCGCCAGAAGGGTTTCGAGCGTCAGGAAACCGAGCTCGTCATCATCGCAACGCCCTATCTGGTGCGTCCGGTGGCGCGCAATCAGCTCAACCGGCCGGACGACAATTTCAGCCCCGAGAATGACGGTGCAACCTTCTTCCTCAACCGAGTCAACAAAGTCTATGGCCGCCGCGAGGCGCCCGTCGCCGACGCGCAGTTCCACGGCTCAATTGGGTTCATCTACAAATGA